In Prunus dulcis chromosome 1, ALMONDv2, whole genome shotgun sequence, the following are encoded in one genomic region:
- the LOC117614426 gene encoding probable leucine-rich repeat receptor-like protein kinase At2g33170, translating to MIIDFERVTKMSKKWELRRALEVEFAGILLALTLLASTSEGLNTEGLYLLELKKSIQDEFYFLGNWNSSDQTPCGWIGVNCSSGYAPVVEGLNLSFMNLSGVLSPSIGGLVHLTFLDLSHNDFLGGIPKEIGNCSSLEQLYLNDNQFTGQIPVEVGKLSNLRSLNICNNKINGSLPEELGNLSLLVDFVAYTNNITGSIPPSFGNLKNLVTFRAGQNAISGSMPAEIGGCKSLKLLGLAQNAIEGELPKAIGMLQSMTDMILWGNQVSGPIPKELGNCTSLETIALYQNNLVGPIPPELGNLKSLKKLYIYRNGLNGTIPQEIGNLSFATEIDFSENYLIGEIPTELSKIRGLSLLYLFQNQLTGVIPNELSSLRNLTKLDLSMNYLKGPIPDGFQYLTELYQLQLFNNSLSGSIPRWLGLHSGLWVVDFSDNLLTGRIPPYLCQHSNLILLNLEANDLNGNIPPGVVNCKSLVQLRLVGNRLTGSFPSELCNLPNLSAIELDQNKFTGPIPPEIRNCQKLQRLHISDNYFTSELPKEIGYLSQLVTFNISSNLLTGRIPPEIVNCKMLQRLDLSRNRFVDALPNELGTLLQLELLRLSENNFTGNIPATLGNLSHLTELQMGGNLFSGEIPPELGSLSSLQIAMNLSFNNFTGRIPATLGNLNLLEFLLLNNNHLTGDIPSSFENLSSLMGCNFSYNDLTGPLPPIPLFQNMAISSFIGNKGLCGGPLVGCSVNPSLHSVPSLESGGTRRGKIVTVIAGAVGGVSLILIAIILYFMRRPGQTVPSLQDKDTLSPDMDMYLPPKEGFTFQDLVEATNNFHESYVIGRGACGTVYKAVMRTGQTIAVKKLSSNREGNNIENSFQAEISTLGNIRHRNIVKLYGFCYHQGSNLLLYEYMAKGSLGELLHGASCSLDWPTRFMIALGAAEGLAYLHHDCKPRIVHRDIKSNNILLDEKFEAHVGDFGLAKVIDMPYSKSMSAVAGSYGYIAPEYAYTMKVTEKCDIYSYGVVLLELLTGRTPVQSIDQGGDLVTWVRHYVQDHSLTSGILDGRLNLQDRSIVDHMLNVLKIALICTSMTPFDRPSVREVVLMLIESNEQAGDFIPSPTYDLPLKVDTDLLKDDEDLPLKDDTRHPPLKDDTR from the exons ATGATCATAGACTTTGAGAG GGTTACTAAAATGTCCAAAAAATGGGAGTTGAGGAGGGCTTTGGAAGTGGAGTTTGCAGGAATTTTACTTGCCTTGACTCTACTTGCTTCTACTTCAGAGGGGCTGAATACCGAGGGGCTGTACCTTTTGGAGCTAAAGAAAAGTATTCaggatgaattttattttttgggaaattGGAACTCCTCTGATCAAACACCATGTGGTTGGATAGGTGTAAATTGCTCTTCTGGTTATGCTCCAGTGGTCGAAGGTCTTAATTTAAGTTTCATGAATCTGTCAGGAGTCCTCAGCCCTAGCATTGGTGGTTTGGTTCATCTAACTTTTCTTGATCTTTCACACAATGATTTCTTGGGAGGCATACCCAAGGAGATTGGAAACTGTTCGAGTTTGGAACAACTTTATCTGAACGATAACCAGTTTACGGGCCAAATACCTGTGGAGGTGGGTAAGCTGTCAAATTTAAGAAGTTTGAATATTTGTAATAACAAAATCAATGGTTCTCTTCCAGAGGAGCTTGGGAACTTGTCTTTACTGGTTGATTTTGTGGCATACACCAACAATATTACGGGTTCAATACCCCCATCTTTTGGAAATCTCAAGAATCTGGTAACTTTTAGAGCTGGGCAGAATGCTATTTCTGGTAGCATGCCAGCCGAAATAGGTGGATGTAAGAGCTTGAAACTGCTTGGTCTTGCCCAAAATGCTATAGAGGGGGAATTGCCTAAGGCGATTGGGATGCTTCAGAGCATGACAGATATGATTCTGTGGGGTAACCAGGTATCTGGGCCTATACCAAAGGAGCTTGGAAATTGCACTAGCCTTGAGACTATTGCTTTGTATCAGAACAATCTTGTGGGGCCTATACCTCCAGAACTCGGGAACCTGAAGTCATTGAAGAAGTTGTACATCTACAGGAATGGCTTGAATGGAACCATTCCACAGGAAATTGGAAATCTTTCTTTTGCAACTGAGATTGATTTCTCGGAGAACTATTTGATAGGTGAGATCCCAACAGAGTTAAGTAAGATAAGAGGTCTAAGCTTACTGTACCTTTTCCAGAACCAGCTAACAGGTGTGATTCCAAATGAACTGAGTAGCTTGAGGAACTTGACAAAGCTTGATCTTTCAATGAATTACCTCAAAGGTCCTATTCCAGATGGGTTTCAATATTTGACTGAACTGTACCAGTTACAGCTGTTTAACAATTCTCTAAGCGGTAGCATACCTCGGTGGCTTGGACTTCACAGCGGACTTTGGGTAGTTGATTTTTCCGATAACTTACTGACAGGAAGAATACCTCCATATCTCTGTCAACATTCCAATCTAATTTTGTTGAACCTGGAGGCTAATGATCTTAATGGAAATATTCCACCTGGAGTCGTGAACTGTAAATCATTAGTGCAACTTCGTCTAGTTGGAAACAGGCTAACTGGGAGCTTTCCTTCAGAGTTATGCAATTTGCCAAACCTTTCTGCAATTGAGTTGGACCAGAACAAATTCACTGGTCCAATTCCTCCAGAGATTAGGAACTGCCAAAAGTTGCAAAGGCTTCATATTTCAGACAATTACTTTACATCTGAGTTGCCAAAGGAAATAGGATATCTGTCTCAATTGGTGACTTTCAACATATCATCCAATTTGCTCACCGGGCGGATTCCCCCTGAAATTGTTAACTGCAAGATGCTTCAACGACTTGATCTCAGTAGGAATCGATTTGTAGACGCTTTGCCAAATGAGCTGGGAACCCTTTTGCAATTAGAGCTTCTCAGGCTTTCAGAAAATAATTTCACTGGAAACATACCAGCAACACTAGGAAACCTCTCCCATTTGACAGAGTTGCAGATGGGTGGCAACTTGTTTTCTGGTGAAATACCACCAGAATTGGGTTCGCTTTCAAGCTTGCAGATTGCAATGAATCTCAGTTTTAATAATTTCACTGGGAGAATACCAGCAACGCTTGGAAATCTTAATTTACTTGAATTCCTGCTACTCAATAACAATCATTTGACTGGTGACATTCCCAGCTCATTTGAGAATCTGTCGAGCTTAATGGGCTGCAACTTCTCATACAATGACCTTACTGGACCTTTACCTCCCATCCCACTGTTTCAGAACATGGCAATTAGCAGCTTTATCGGGAACAAAGGTCTTTGTGGTGGACCTCTCGTTGGTTGCAGTGTAAATCCGTCTCTTCATTCTGTTCCATCTCTGGAAAGTGGGGGTACTCGACGCGGTAAAATTGTTACAGTAATTGCAGGTGCTGTGGGAGGTGTTTCTCTTATTCTCATTGCTATTATCTTATATTTCATGAGACGTCCAGGTCAGACAGTTCCTTCCTTGCAAGATAAAGATACTCTATCTCCTGATATGGATATGTACTTGCCTCCAAAGGAGGGATTCACATTCCAAGATCTAGTTGAGGCGACAAATAACTTTCATGAAAGCTATGTTATTGGAAGGGGAGCTTGTGGAACCGTATATAAGGCAGTAATGAGAACTGGACAGACAATTGCTGTTAAGAAGCTATCATCGAACCGGGAGGGCAACAACATTGAAAACAGTTTCCAGGCTGAGATTTCGACTTTAGGAAATATAAGGCATCGAAATATTGTGAAGTTATATGGATTCTGTTATCACCAGGGTtccaatcttcttctttatgaGTACATGGCAAAGGGTAGCTTGGGTGAATTGCTTCATGGTGCCTCTTGTAGCTTGGACTGGCCAACCCGTTTTATGATTGCCCTTGGAGCTGCTGAAGGTCTTGCTTATTTACATCATGACTGCAAACCCAGGATTGTCCACCGTGATATAAAGTCCAATAACATTTTGCTAGATGAGAAATTCGAAGCCCATGTAGGTGATTTTGGTTTGGCAAAAGTGATTGATATGCcttattcaaaatcaatgtCAGCAGTTGCAGGATCGTATGGATATATTGCTCCTG AGTATGCATACACCATGAAGGTTACAGAAAAATGTGATATCTATAGCTACGGTGTTGTTCTATTGGAGTTGCTAACTGGAAGAACTCCTGTACAGTCAATAGATCAAGGAGGTGATCTTGTCACCTGGGTGAGGCATTATGTTCAAGACCATTCATTGACATCTGGGATACTTGATGGTCGGTTAAATCTTCAGGACAGAAGTATTGTTGATCACATGCTTAATGTCTTAAAAATTGCTTTGATATGCACAAGCATGACGCCTTTTGACCGTCCTTCAGTTCGAGAAGTTGTGCTGATGCTTATTGAGTCTAATGAGCAAGCAGGGGACTTTATTCCATCTCCAACTTATGATCTTCCTTTGAAAGTTGATACAGATCTTCTGAAGGATGATGAAGATCTTCCTTTGAAAGACGACACCCGACATCCTCCTTTGAAAGATGATACCCGATGA